In a single window of the Brassica napus cultivar Da-Ae unplaced genomic scaffold, Da-Ae ScsIHWf_2645;HRSCAF=3398, whole genome shotgun sequence genome:
- the LOC125601744 gene encoding uncharacterized protein LOC125601744 yields MDVSEDLARDYPPRLYPEGASIFENKSINTNSHFSEIPRLRQAIGIDVWDNLKTYPVGLIAKLAESKLVWSGKTVHYLLCRQLRVYKKEIWSLVVDQPLRFSLIEFGEITGLNTNPLPEESFEPDPENYKALWELLKVPLGYGPNFDELIEALTECPFWSADQRKCAKRVFDDDALMTYPWGRTAYEFLVDSIKLLHPQGGSYTLSGFKDVLLVWAYESVTVFGELYGRKVNPDEIPLLRWGVSRTRASLATTIAKEMNDHGTVRVRKMVMKEGLEELFPQWKDEADDPQLDNLIKDIHADRFVRDFYVQSNEKNKKTKAGVSSEAEPPSKKQKKGKKQKEVKINEGETAIVEEKESAKEKGRSEAVLLNIVAHLEKLDRKFDSRLTEYDTKFGDFSQGLLDTIGDIVKTTVEERLRVLGVSNSSQPEGQHVMVSEDNQQPESNSGQPDGQNVMVSEDNRQPDSNSGQPASKIPIDKQSEDSQPQKTPDKGQSEKNLADDIAKADAKGMGAKMNSKVVRDKAAGVKKNLDSAFGNADATNADLVSDSPGKEQPFGRGCRGLGKRNNLAADLERNEAELKKKQKEIPHGEAHEDIEFYRILITPRPWPIKEYGWLVQNHIASYIRVLIQRSKQDPSPFWSKRVAFIDSWFLESWVHDYKQFEVKPEMVKYKGSGYEGLANGLIPTDIQTKLRWFTDVDHLYGVLNTGGNHWVGFHADLHKEKVDCYDSIVGEKTLESDLRMLNFFGPLTRMIPAILNALIPDDIRVHTKKEFVFRRRTKRIVPQNNLRGDCGVYSLKFVECLALGVAFDGISDENIQGLRMKMAADVFNEGSCSLVGSFGDE; encoded by the exons ATGGATGTTTCCGAAGATCTAGCAAGGGATTACCCTCCAAGACTTTACCCTGAAGGGGCTtctatttttgaaaacaaaagcattAATACGAATAGCCATTTTTCTGAGATCCCTCGACTTAGACAAGCAATTGGAATAGATGTGTGGGATAATCTGAAGACGTATCCTGTTGGATTGATTGCTAAACTGGCTGAGAGCAAATTGGTGTGGTCTGGTAAGACCGTACATTATCTACTTTGTAGACAGCTGCGAGTCTATAAGAAAGAGATTTGGTCTCTTGTTGTTGATCAACCTCTCAGGTTTAGCTTAATAGAATTTGGTGAGATCACGGGTTTAAACACAAATCCACTGCCAGAAGAAAGTTTTGAACCTGATCCAGAGAATTACAAAGCGTTGTGGGAGTTGTTGAAAGTGCCGCTTGGGTACGGACCCAATTTTGATGAACTTATAGAAGCTTTAACGGAGTGTCCATTCTGGAGTGCTGATCAGCGGAAATG TGCAAAAAGAGTATTCGATGATGACGCCCTGATGACTTATCCTTGGGGTCGGACTGCATATGAATTTCTTGTTGATTCTATCAAGTTGTTGCATCCACAAGGAGGGTCGTACACCCTTAGCGGCTTCAAGGACGTGTTATTGGTTTGGGCGTATGAATCTGTCACAGTGTTCGGAGAGCTTTATGGCAGAAAAGTGAATCCAGACGAAATTCCGCTTTTGCGATGGGGTGTAAGTCGTACTCGTGCAAGTCTTGCTACTACAATAGCTAAGGAGATGAATGATCATGGAACG GTGCGTGTGAGGAAAATGGTGATGAAGGAGGGTCTAGAAGAGCTGTTTCCTCAGTGGAAGGATGAAGCAGATGACCCACAACTTGATAACCTAATTAAAGATATACATGCAGATAGGTTTGTTAGAGATTTTTATGTGCAATCGAatgagaagaacaaaaaaacgAAGGCTGGAGTTTCGTCAGAGGCTGAGCCACCctcaaagaagcagaagaaaggtaagaaacagaaggaggTGAAAATCAATGAGGGTGAAACTGCTATTGTAGAGGAGAAGGAGAGTGCAAAGGAGAAGGGTCGTAGCGAAGCGGTTCTGCTGAACATAGTTGCTCATCTCGAGAAGTTGGACCGAAAATTTGACTCGAGATTAACAGAATACGACACCAAGTTTGGAGATttttcccaaggccttttggataCCATTGGAGATATAGTGAAAACTACAGTTGAAGAGCGTCTGAGAGTTTTGGGGGTGTCCAATAGTAGTCAACCTGAAGGTCAACACGTGATGGTCTCAGAAGACAACCAACAGCCGGAGTCCAATAGTGGTCAACCTGATGGTCAAAACGTGATGGTCTCAGAAGACAACCGACAGCCGGACTCCAATAGTGGTCAACCTGCATCTAAGATCCCTATTGATAAACAGTCCGAAGACAGCCAACCGCAAAAGACCCCTGATAAAGGCCAGTCTGAGAAAAATCTGGCAGATGATATTGCTAAAGCTGATGCGAAAGGTATGGGAGCAAAGATGAATTCGAAGGTTGTCAGGGATAAGGCTGCTGGGGTGAAAAAGAACTTGGATTCGGCGTTTGGTAATGCCGATGCAACAAATGCTGATTTGGTCTCTGATTCTCCTGGTAAGGAACAACCATTCGGACGCGGTTGCAGGGGCTTAGGGAAAAGAAATAACTTAGCGGCTGATTTGGAGAGGAATGAAGCTGAGttaaagaagaagcagaa GGAAATTCCACATGGAGAAGCTCACGAGGATATTGAGTTCTACAGAATCCTCATCACTCCAAGACCTTGGCCCATCAAAGAATATGGATGGCTGGTTCAAAAT CATATTGCTTCGTATATTAGAGTCCTCATTCAAAGGTCCAAACAAGATCCCAGCCCATTCTGGTCCAAGCGCGTTGCCTTTATAGACTCTTGGTTCCTTGAATCATGGGTTCACGATTATAAGCAGTTCGAAGTCAAACCGGAAATGGTCAAATACAAAGGAAGTGGTTACGAGGGGTTAGCAAACGGTTTGATCCCCACAGACATTCAGACAAAGTTGCGGTGGTTTACAGATGTAGATCACTTGTACGGAGTGCTTAATACTGGCGGCAATCATTGGGTGGGTTTTCACGCGGATCTGCATAAAGAGAAGGTTGATTGCTATGATTCAATCGTTGGAGAGAAAACACTCGAAAGTGATCTGAGAATGCTAAATTTCTTTGGGCCGCTTACTCGTATGATCCCTGCGATTCTGAATGCCCTTATTCCTGATGATATCCGAGTCCATACCAAGAAAGAGTTTGTATTCAGACGAAGAACAAAACGTATTGTTCCACAAAACAACCTGAGAGGCGACTGTGGAGTGTATTCATTGAAGTTCGTCGAGTGTCTAGCGCTTGGTGTAGCTTTTGATGGGATATCGGATGAAAATATTCAAGGTCTGAGAATGAAGATGGCAGCAGATGTCTTCAATGAAGGAAGTTGTAGTTTGGTAGGGTCGTTTGGCGATGAATGA